The Bombus fervidus isolate BK054 chromosome 8, iyBomFerv1, whole genome shotgun sequence genome window below encodes:
- the Fucta gene encoding glycoprotein 3-alpha-L-fucosyltransferase A isoform X1, producing the protein MSLLRSSLKGYFFYVLFFSGLLLVILNLLQDEIWHRMRPHPGQSQPARVSDTKIKQNWPAKSKKPTMHVSQTREKMEKKLLSEVSNLTGTTILTRNSLELMDPSKRPWYMKGGTRRPYPAIKSHRTGRRLARLWPDEDAYDDRVTNQLMYIPTDYNKTGVDRPLKKIMVPHGMPEAKVGPDIFLQHRCPVNTCTIVRDNAEDADLILFKDYITHVGRRSASQQVWMLYFLECPYHTQSVKNAVINWTATYRRDSDIVAPYERWQYYDSSVTQIPQTFNYAANKTKKVAWFVSNCHPRNQRMHYAKELSKYIQVDIYGTCGSLRCPRSQSQACFDMLDEDYKFYLAFENSNCKDYITEKFFVNGLGHNVLPIVMGAHPTDYARSAPYRSYIHVDEFESPKELAEYLHRLDRDDELYNSYFRWKGTGEFINTYFWCRVCAMLHDDRPSKFYKDVNEWWRGDGICTTTSWREHDSVRAGSLKNT; encoded by the exons ATGAGTCTGCTGCGTTCTTCCCTGAAGGGATACTTTTTCTACGTGCTATTCTTCTCCGGTTTGCTGCTAGTTATCCTGAATCTACTACAGGACGAAATATGGCATCGTATGCGACCTCATCCTGGACAATCTCAACCGGCCCGAGTCTCCGATACCAAG ATCAAGCAAAATTGGCCTGcaaaatcgaagaaaccgACAATGCATGTTTCGCAGACTCGagaaaaaatggagaaaaagcTTCTATCCGAG GTATCCAATCTAACCGGCACGACGATTTTAACACGCAACAGTCTAGAATTGATGGATCCATCGAAAAGACCTTGGTATATGAAAGGAGGGACCAGGAGGCCTTATCCTGCCATAAAATCCCATCGTACTGGCCGCAGATTGGCGCGTTTGTGGCCCGACGAAGACGCTTACGACGATCGTGTTACCAATCAA TTGATGTATATACCGACTGATTACAATAAAACTGGTGTCGATCGTCCATTGAAAAAGATAATGGTTCCACATGGTATGCCCGAGGCAAAAGTCGGTCCTGACATATTTCTTCAGCATCGATGTCCAGTAAATACTTGTACCATCGTCAGAGATAACGCCGAAGATGCTGATTTAATCTTATTTAAAGACTACATAACGCACGTGGGAAGAAGATCTGCAAGTCAA CAGGTGTGGATGCTGTATTTTTTAGAGTGCCCTTATCACACGCAGAGCGTGAAGAACGCTGTCATCAATTGGACGGCAACTTATCGTCGTGACAGCGACATAGTCGCGCCCTATGAAAGATGGCAATATTACGACTCTAGTGTCACGCAAATACCGCAGACTTTTAATTACGCAGCCAACAAGACTAAAAAG GTAGCATGGTTCGTTTCTAATTGTCATCCACGAAATCAACGTATGCATTACGCGAAAGAGCTTTCGAAATACATCCAAGTGGACATCTATGGGACTTGCGGCTCCTTGCGATGCCCACGTTCGCAATCTCAAGCGTGCTTCGATATGCTCGACGAAGACTACAAATTTTATCTGGCTTTCGAGAACTCCAACTGCAAGGATTATATTACGGAAAAGTTCTTCGTCAATGGTCTCGG ACACAACGTTCTGCCGATTGTAATGGGTGCGCATCCAACGGACTACGCTCGCAGCGCTCCTTACCGCTCGTACATTCACGTGGATGAGTTCGAGTCACCGAAAGAGCTCGCCGAGTATCTTCATCGTTTGGACCGAGACGACGAATTGTACAATTCGTACTTTCGCTGGAAAGGTACCGGCGAGTTTATCAACACGTACTTTTGGTGCCGCGTTTGCGCCATGTTGCACGACGACCGGccgtcaaaattttacaagGACGTGAACGAATGGTGGAGAGGCGATGGAATATGCACGACGACTTCGTGGCGTGAACACGATTCGGTTCGTGCAGGAAGCTTGAAAAACACTTGA
- the Fucta gene encoding glycoprotein 3-alpha-L-fucosyltransferase A isoform X4 encodes MSLLRSSLKGYFFYVLFFSGLLLVILNLLQDEIWHRMRPHPGQSQPARVSDTKVSNLTGTTILTRNSLELMDPSKRPWYMKGGTRRPYPAIKSHRTGRRLARLWPDEDAYDDRVTNQLMYIPTDYNKTGVDRPLKKIMVPHGMPEAKVGPDIFLQHRCPVNTCTIVRDNAEDADLILFKDYITHVGRRSASQVWMLYFLECPYHTQSVKNAVINWTATYRRDSDIVAPYERWQYYDSSVTQIPQTFNYAANKTKKVAWFVSNCHPRNQRMHYAKELSKYIQVDIYGTCGSLRCPRSQSQACFDMLDEDYKFYLAFENSNCKDYITEKFFVNGLGHNVLPIVMGAHPTDYARSAPYRSYIHVDEFESPKELAEYLHRLDRDDELYNSYFRWKGTGEFINTYFWCRVCAMLHDDRPSKFYKDVNEWWRGDGICTTTSWREHDSVRAGSLKNT; translated from the exons ATGAGTCTGCTGCGTTCTTCCCTGAAGGGATACTTTTTCTACGTGCTATTCTTCTCCGGTTTGCTGCTAGTTATCCTGAATCTACTACAGGACGAAATATGGCATCGTATGCGACCTCATCCTGGACAATCTCAACCGGCCCGAGTCTCCGATACCAAG GTATCCAATCTAACCGGCACGACGATTTTAACACGCAACAGTCTAGAATTGATGGATCCATCGAAAAGACCTTGGTATATGAAAGGAGGGACCAGGAGGCCTTATCCTGCCATAAAATCCCATCGTACTGGCCGCAGATTGGCGCGTTTGTGGCCCGACGAAGACGCTTACGACGATCGTGTTACCAATCAA TTGATGTATATACCGACTGATTACAATAAAACTGGTGTCGATCGTCCATTGAAAAAGATAATGGTTCCACATGGTATGCCCGAGGCAAAAGTCGGTCCTGACATATTTCTTCAGCATCGATGTCCAGTAAATACTTGTACCATCGTCAGAGATAACGCCGAAGATGCTGATTTAATCTTATTTAAAGACTACATAACGCACGTGGGAAGAAGATCTGCAAGTCAA GTGTGGATGCTGTATTTTTTAGAGTGCCCTTATCACACGCAGAGCGTGAAGAACGCTGTCATCAATTGGACGGCAACTTATCGTCGTGACAGCGACATAGTCGCGCCCTATGAAAGATGGCAATATTACGACTCTAGTGTCACGCAAATACCGCAGACTTTTAATTACGCAGCCAACAAGACTAAAAAG GTAGCATGGTTCGTTTCTAATTGTCATCCACGAAATCAACGTATGCATTACGCGAAAGAGCTTTCGAAATACATCCAAGTGGACATCTATGGGACTTGCGGCTCCTTGCGATGCCCACGTTCGCAATCTCAAGCGTGCTTCGATATGCTCGACGAAGACTACAAATTTTATCTGGCTTTCGAGAACTCCAACTGCAAGGATTATATTACGGAAAAGTTCTTCGTCAATGGTCTCGG ACACAACGTTCTGCCGATTGTAATGGGTGCGCATCCAACGGACTACGCTCGCAGCGCTCCTTACCGCTCGTACATTCACGTGGATGAGTTCGAGTCACCGAAAGAGCTCGCCGAGTATCTTCATCGTTTGGACCGAGACGACGAATTGTACAATTCGTACTTTCGCTGGAAAGGTACCGGCGAGTTTATCAACACGTACTTTTGGTGCCGCGTTTGCGCCATGTTGCACGACGACCGGccgtcaaaattttacaagGACGTGAACGAATGGTGGAGAGGCGATGGAATATGCACGACGACTTCGTGGCGTGAACACGATTCGGTTCGTGCAGGAAGCTTGAAAAACACTTGA
- the Fucta gene encoding glycoprotein 3-alpha-L-fucosyltransferase A isoform X3, with protein MSLLRSSLKGYFFYVLFFSGLLLVILNLLQDEIWHRMRPHPGQSQPARVSDTKVSNLTGTTILTRNSLELMDPSKRPWYMKGGTRRPYPAIKSHRTGRRLARLWPDEDAYDDRVTNQLMYIPTDYNKTGVDRPLKKIMVPHGMPEAKVGPDIFLQHRCPVNTCTIVRDNAEDADLILFKDYITHVGRRSASQQVWMLYFLECPYHTQSVKNAVINWTATYRRDSDIVAPYERWQYYDSSVTQIPQTFNYAANKTKKVAWFVSNCHPRNQRMHYAKELSKYIQVDIYGTCGSLRCPRSQSQACFDMLDEDYKFYLAFENSNCKDYITEKFFVNGLGHNVLPIVMGAHPTDYARSAPYRSYIHVDEFESPKELAEYLHRLDRDDELYNSYFRWKGTGEFINTYFWCRVCAMLHDDRPSKFYKDVNEWWRGDGICTTTSWREHDSVRAGSLKNT; from the exons ATGAGTCTGCTGCGTTCTTCCCTGAAGGGATACTTTTTCTACGTGCTATTCTTCTCCGGTTTGCTGCTAGTTATCCTGAATCTACTACAGGACGAAATATGGCATCGTATGCGACCTCATCCTGGACAATCTCAACCGGCCCGAGTCTCCGATACCAAG GTATCCAATCTAACCGGCACGACGATTTTAACACGCAACAGTCTAGAATTGATGGATCCATCGAAAAGACCTTGGTATATGAAAGGAGGGACCAGGAGGCCTTATCCTGCCATAAAATCCCATCGTACTGGCCGCAGATTGGCGCGTTTGTGGCCCGACGAAGACGCTTACGACGATCGTGTTACCAATCAA TTGATGTATATACCGACTGATTACAATAAAACTGGTGTCGATCGTCCATTGAAAAAGATAATGGTTCCACATGGTATGCCCGAGGCAAAAGTCGGTCCTGACATATTTCTTCAGCATCGATGTCCAGTAAATACTTGTACCATCGTCAGAGATAACGCCGAAGATGCTGATTTAATCTTATTTAAAGACTACATAACGCACGTGGGAAGAAGATCTGCAAGTCAA CAGGTGTGGATGCTGTATTTTTTAGAGTGCCCTTATCACACGCAGAGCGTGAAGAACGCTGTCATCAATTGGACGGCAACTTATCGTCGTGACAGCGACATAGTCGCGCCCTATGAAAGATGGCAATATTACGACTCTAGTGTCACGCAAATACCGCAGACTTTTAATTACGCAGCCAACAAGACTAAAAAG GTAGCATGGTTCGTTTCTAATTGTCATCCACGAAATCAACGTATGCATTACGCGAAAGAGCTTTCGAAATACATCCAAGTGGACATCTATGGGACTTGCGGCTCCTTGCGATGCCCACGTTCGCAATCTCAAGCGTGCTTCGATATGCTCGACGAAGACTACAAATTTTATCTGGCTTTCGAGAACTCCAACTGCAAGGATTATATTACGGAAAAGTTCTTCGTCAATGGTCTCGG ACACAACGTTCTGCCGATTGTAATGGGTGCGCATCCAACGGACTACGCTCGCAGCGCTCCTTACCGCTCGTACATTCACGTGGATGAGTTCGAGTCACCGAAAGAGCTCGCCGAGTATCTTCATCGTTTGGACCGAGACGACGAATTGTACAATTCGTACTTTCGCTGGAAAGGTACCGGCGAGTTTATCAACACGTACTTTTGGTGCCGCGTTTGCGCCATGTTGCACGACGACCGGccgtcaaaattttacaagGACGTGAACGAATGGTGGAGAGGCGATGGAATATGCACGACGACTTCGTGGCGTGAACACGATTCGGTTCGTGCAGGAAGCTTGAAAAACACTTGA
- the Fucta gene encoding glycoprotein 3-alpha-L-fucosyltransferase A isoform X2, whose product MSLLRSSLKGYFFYVLFFSGLLLVILNLLQDEIWHRMRPHPGQSQPARVSDTKIKQNWPAKSKKPTMHVSQTREKMEKKLLSEVSNLTGTTILTRNSLELMDPSKRPWYMKGGTRRPYPAIKSHRTGRRLARLWPDEDAYDDRVTNQLMYIPTDYNKTGVDRPLKKIMVPHGMPEAKVGPDIFLQHRCPVNTCTIVRDNAEDADLILFKDYITHVGRRSASQVWMLYFLECPYHTQSVKNAVINWTATYRRDSDIVAPYERWQYYDSSVTQIPQTFNYAANKTKKVAWFVSNCHPRNQRMHYAKELSKYIQVDIYGTCGSLRCPRSQSQACFDMLDEDYKFYLAFENSNCKDYITEKFFVNGLGHNVLPIVMGAHPTDYARSAPYRSYIHVDEFESPKELAEYLHRLDRDDELYNSYFRWKGTGEFINTYFWCRVCAMLHDDRPSKFYKDVNEWWRGDGICTTTSWREHDSVRAGSLKNT is encoded by the exons ATGAGTCTGCTGCGTTCTTCCCTGAAGGGATACTTTTTCTACGTGCTATTCTTCTCCGGTTTGCTGCTAGTTATCCTGAATCTACTACAGGACGAAATATGGCATCGTATGCGACCTCATCCTGGACAATCTCAACCGGCCCGAGTCTCCGATACCAAG ATCAAGCAAAATTGGCCTGcaaaatcgaagaaaccgACAATGCATGTTTCGCAGACTCGagaaaaaatggagaaaaagcTTCTATCCGAG GTATCCAATCTAACCGGCACGACGATTTTAACACGCAACAGTCTAGAATTGATGGATCCATCGAAAAGACCTTGGTATATGAAAGGAGGGACCAGGAGGCCTTATCCTGCCATAAAATCCCATCGTACTGGCCGCAGATTGGCGCGTTTGTGGCCCGACGAAGACGCTTACGACGATCGTGTTACCAATCAA TTGATGTATATACCGACTGATTACAATAAAACTGGTGTCGATCGTCCATTGAAAAAGATAATGGTTCCACATGGTATGCCCGAGGCAAAAGTCGGTCCTGACATATTTCTTCAGCATCGATGTCCAGTAAATACTTGTACCATCGTCAGAGATAACGCCGAAGATGCTGATTTAATCTTATTTAAAGACTACATAACGCACGTGGGAAGAAGATCTGCAAGTCAA GTGTGGATGCTGTATTTTTTAGAGTGCCCTTATCACACGCAGAGCGTGAAGAACGCTGTCATCAATTGGACGGCAACTTATCGTCGTGACAGCGACATAGTCGCGCCCTATGAAAGATGGCAATATTACGACTCTAGTGTCACGCAAATACCGCAGACTTTTAATTACGCAGCCAACAAGACTAAAAAG GTAGCATGGTTCGTTTCTAATTGTCATCCACGAAATCAACGTATGCATTACGCGAAAGAGCTTTCGAAATACATCCAAGTGGACATCTATGGGACTTGCGGCTCCTTGCGATGCCCACGTTCGCAATCTCAAGCGTGCTTCGATATGCTCGACGAAGACTACAAATTTTATCTGGCTTTCGAGAACTCCAACTGCAAGGATTATATTACGGAAAAGTTCTTCGTCAATGGTCTCGG ACACAACGTTCTGCCGATTGTAATGGGTGCGCATCCAACGGACTACGCTCGCAGCGCTCCTTACCGCTCGTACATTCACGTGGATGAGTTCGAGTCACCGAAAGAGCTCGCCGAGTATCTTCATCGTTTGGACCGAGACGACGAATTGTACAATTCGTACTTTCGCTGGAAAGGTACCGGCGAGTTTATCAACACGTACTTTTGGTGCCGCGTTTGCGCCATGTTGCACGACGACCGGccgtcaaaattttacaagGACGTGAACGAATGGTGGAGAGGCGATGGAATATGCACGACGACTTCGTGGCGTGAACACGATTCGGTTCGTGCAGGAAGCTTGAAAAACACTTGA